The Oryza brachyantha chromosome 6, ObraRS2, whole genome shotgun sequence region TGAGGCGGGCGAATTTGTTGCGCAGGTGGGGAAAGTGCGGTGGAAAGAGGATGATGGAGATGAAGAGGCGCTGGAGGTTGGCTGGGTGCATTTGGAGTGCTGGAGTGGTGTTGTGCGAAGTCAAGAGAGAGACTGAGCTATAGCACTCACTGGCTGAGAAACGCAGCTGGTCCCTGCATCAaccatagtttttttcttttttacacaTGTTACAGTATTGGTAAAGTGTCACGTGGAAATGTAGTTTAATCTTTATTATCATCACTATGcatttatttacatatataatattattaatcaGTGTGATATAACATTGCATTGACTATGTTTGGCACAAATGAGTGGACTGCCTGCCATCTTTGATGTGAGTGGCGCAAATATAATTAGTTCTATTGTGTAGGCTGGTGACGTGTATATCACATGGTGCAACCAAAAGACTTCCATGCAATCACTTTAAGGCCTAGCTACATGAAGATGCCATGACCAGCCTTAGGTATGTCACACATAGCTATTTAGTGGAGGCCATTAGAAAGAGGGAAGATCCACTATGAAAATATGATTGGCAATGGTTGCAGTCTTAGTCATAATCCACAGGAATATGGCTAGTTTGAATATAGGTTTGGATATGTGCAACCATATATAATACACAGAGGTCCTTAGCAAAAGTAATTGTTGGCACACAACCTATCCACTATTTACATAGATACAATGAAAGACCGTAGCCATTGGTTGGTGCTTGTCATCCTGGTGCAGTGGCTATCATACATTTTATACAGATAACCAAAACACCTGGTAGCCTGTACAGATGGAGATTCATTCGTTGCATGGAAAAACAATGAAATACATTAGAATCCTCAAAGTGTAGGCAAACATGCTTACTAGATTGTTTGCAGTGTTGAACCTATCATCCCTTACTTTAGCGGCACTTCCTTTGAATAGCCTTTTAGCAAGTGCAGATGGAGGCGCAGAACGTGTCCTGATAGAGACATATTTACATTATGGTTGATTCATAACAGCCTGTAGGTTTGCTATGGAGGGAGCGACCTATGGATACCTTTTTTGGTTGTTGTCTTGGTTATTGCAGATGATTGTGTAGGCTGGCTATCTTGTGGCGGCACTGAAACGTGTGTTGCTTTAGATGGTTAACGCGTGAGCAATACATGTTAACCGACGCAAAAATTAGGGAGATGGTTTTTACTATTTTGTGAGAGATGACCATAGCAGTGACAACATAAGATGTGTGAGACAAGGTCTTTTTGGCACCTTCGTCATTGGCCTCGACCTTGCAAGTTAGGCAAAGAGATTGAGACTATGCTATATATAGTAGATGATACATTGTGTTTATTAGTGATTTGTTGGGATTATACCTTTGCATGGTAAGAGGAGGGCGGTAGTGCGAATGGCATTGGGCAAACAGAGACACTAAATTTCTTCTTAGCTGGGCTAATTGAGGCCAGCTTGCTTGTTGGCATATGCTCCTCTGTGGAAATCAGAGGTATTTTCAATAGTGTCGATAAGAGTTTTCTATACGGGCACAATCTGTTTTTTACTGTCTAATATGTGTGATGGTCCTGTCATATCACCTATCGATGCAGATGTCTTGAGAGAGGAAGATGAATCTGCTGACGCAACAACTAATGTTGACTAGAAGATATTTGGAGGCATCAACATAAGTGACTTGGACAATGAACCATAAGATACAATGTTGTTTACTTGTAGGGAttcctgatttttttctaacaactTCTTGTGTATAGCTAACCTTCTAGGCAAAGGATTGGTCAACAAGACGTAAGATCTCATCCAGGATAAAATCTCTATTAGGTGGGTTTTCTTCGATAAGAGATTCAATAGGCCTACGAATAAGACACTGTGCAGTCTTCCCAAAAAGGATAAATGTAGTGCTCCCAATATCGCCCACAGCTATGAGAACAATCTTATACCTATGGagacaaaaggaaaaattgcTATAACACATCCGAGGAtgtgaaaaaacataaaaacaatgGAGGGATCTATATTGGAGTAACTACCTTGCCACTGGGACTCCTATGGCAAAGCAGCTAGTGCATCTATAACTTGATCTATATGGTTTGGAGGTTCGATAGCATATGTGTTATGAATTATACCACCAGTAATTTTTAGTGCATATCCTCTTTATTGTCACATTAACAATATAGTGTGTTCCCTGGATAGATTACAAATATTGGTAGCAATGTTGAATGGAACCATTTAAAAATGCAGTTGATACGAACAAAGGGGACTAAAGATACCTTTTTCTTGTGAGGATTAATTGCAAGAATTTccttaatcatttttttcctgtggGTCGTCTTGTTTATAGCCTGGCCATGTATCTTCAGCCCACTTGATTGGCTAGAAGTTTGCGCTGAAGTTGTGCGGCAAAAAACGATGTAACATTCCTTGCTATTTGTGATGTAGATGGTCAGACTATATTCAAAGTACAATGGCATAAATAATGATACCTTTCTTTTAGCTCTAAAACCTCCGTTATATTTAGATTGATGTACCACTTGCAAGGGAAGCTCCCAGTAATTGTCAACCCTACTAGACATTTTAATGGTACGAAGTTACTatctatatttgaaaatatattttacaacgTTGAAAGATTTCGTTATGGATATACCTATGCCTCTATAATTTCTGACAAGCGTGTCAACAAAGATAGCAGCCTGAGGTTGACTTTGGCCAGTCTTTTATATCTTGTCTGCATCAAAAGCAGTTGCCCTTTCTCCCCATGGCATGATAGGAATTATTGAATTGCTATATGTGTATGCTTGTGGAAAAATTTGTGGTGTAATATTAGTAGAAGAGGGTTATTCTAGTCCATGGATTAGTTGGTTAGATATGCATGTTGTCAGAGAGTCAATCTCCTCTAGCGTGAAGTCGTGGGCCCCTTTGTTGGTTCGGCAAGGGGCACAGGTGAGAGTAAGGGCATCAACGAGAGGAGAGGGGTCAGGCCTCTTTGGAACAGTGTGAACACAACGATGTGTATGGGTTCGGTTCGCTGTACCACTCCTGTGTTTGGTTGCTAGGGGCGCAAGGAATTATATCCTAGCTGAACTTAACGACCAAACACGCTAAGTCCTTTGTAGATTTGTTCTCCGGAGAGAGCTCCCCTTTCTCCTTATTAGGCAAGGGCCTCATTTTATATTGAAAGGGGCTCTCACAGCTGCCTGGACACAAGTCctaagggaaaaaagaaaaaaacacattttagGGCATTTAATGCCAGTCTAATCCGAAGCGTGAGGCTATCGCCATACCTTTTCACATGTGGGACACGTCCCGTCGTTATGTGGGTGGAATGGCCGACGTCTCTTTCGCATTAAATGCTAAAGACCACCGGTTCTTTCATATCCAAGCCATGGCAGAGTGCATTAAATGTGTTGGCAGGGGGCCATGTGCTGGGCACCTCCGTGCGACGCGTCTCCTGACGCGTGGAGCGAGGGCCTGGGGATCAGGACGGTTTGACCCCTCTATGAGAGGGTGGCTGCCTCTAGGATCCTCGACCCGACCCCTTTGCGGTGTGCCACGTGGATCTGGGGCAGTCCCTTCTGTGCAATGGAGATTATAGGTCAAAGTTTGCAATATAGCAGTTTTAACCTTTTCATCGAAAATAACATGGTAATGTGTTGGACAACATGTTCCCCTCATACAGCATACCCCTAGGCTCATTTCACCGACACATGTATATAGCCTCGCATAGTGTAACTGCAAATacataatataaaagatataaTTGTAGCAATCTAACCTTGCATCACAAATCTACAAAGTTATTCTTAGGCTATCAGTATTTCCTGATTTAGGCCAGAGGACAATAGCATCGCCAATCTCAGAAATGACACCCATAATATCTAATGGAACAACAAGCATAATTAGCTAGGGATAAGTGGATATATAATGCATACATAACGAAATGGGTCTGTAAAGCAGACATATCTAAGTggaatatcaaattttatatcacttTAATCTAACTTATATTTTCCAATATATATGTGATCTACAGCTTTGTCAAAATATGACCTAAAACTGGGAATTGGTGTGTGTTGGTCCGTGGATAATACGTGGTCGGctctatttaaaataaataaactcaATTTTATTAAAACTTACTTCgtatatttatttgaactAGAGTAGACTACATGTAAAATATTACATGGGGCCAACCCCGAGCCATCCATGCATACCTAAAACCCTCAAACTCACTCAATCCATCTCGTGGTAGAGTTGTGTTAAGTATGACCTAAAACTCTCAAATTCACCCAATCGATCGAGCGTTGGAAGGGACCAGTGACTTGAATCTCGACAGTTTCGCTAGCATCTAGAGCGTCTTTTGTTATGCAGTGGTAAACATAAACACCACCATCTTATcccttatgtttatgcttacgagccaaaaatttaaatttttaaccttagatttaaaattaattttaaggtttcctatcatagtttattctatagctttgtcttttagatccaagaacacgtatacacattttttattcacaaataatttttcgtttccaaatatactatttagctTTTAcctaaaaaagccaaacaatagcTCCAAAGTGATCAAGCCGTCGCCCCTACTTCGGCGCCAATTGTGTTCTTACTCTCATAGGCAGAAACATTGTTAGGGCAGCAAACAGTTTAGAATTTCTGGAGTTTCGCGCATACCGTATGGGAGTAACATCTCGTCACGTCAAATCCAACCATCAAAACTGAACCtgaacaaaggaaaaaaaaaacacgctTCACCACAAGATCACACAGCacgataaaaaataacaattcaTCTGCAATCATTCATAATCCTCGAGATTATTCGATGGAGGCGCAAACGACGGATCTCCAGTAGATCCACCCCATCTGATTGACCATCGAATAATGATGCCACAGAGAATGATGCCAGCGACCTGGCCTGACAAGAACACTGAACAGTTTGGTGACCATGCGTACCCACAATCCATCCCCGGACGAAAGCAGTGCCAAGTTTCAGAATAAACAGGAACCATCAATtaattcttgaaaaaaaaaacaatgcaactccgatcgccggcgaggcgccgtcggcgtcagggcaccgcctccctctcgccggcggcgtcgctgtCGGGAGACGGCGGATCGAGCCTGATCGTGACCATGATCGACTTGATTGATCAAGGATGTGGCTACAGGACGACGCAACGCGACACTTTGTAGTAACTGGATGATTAGGAGGAGGgtaacaattaattatatatatattagtaataaTTAACCAGTAGCTAGTTGGGTCGATCTCTTTAATGCAACGGTAGCTACTTGGACAGTGATCGATAGGTCACTGTGTAGAGTTACCTGTCCGAAATGGAATTGTGTTTCAAGTTGAGAGTGCAGAGAGTTTGTTTCGAGTCTTTTAATTACGACGTGGCTAGTTGGTAGCTGGACGTAGAGCTGCTCATTTTTTGATGCTTGAAATGATTTACAAGAAAAGAGATTAAGTTGCACTAgatcatttcatattattattatatatttcaagGATTTTAAAATGGGAACTAGCTCCACAATTGCCccagaaaaatataggaatgtGCCGGGTCGGTTTGTTTAGTCAAACAGAAATGACCAACGATTACATGTGGGCCGACTTGTGCATATTCGACGGCCAGATATGTATGATTTTAATTGATAATGAAATTGGTGTGCATTAATGTCATAATTAAGGCTGTGTTCGGTACTTCGATACCGAGGGTTGGGTGAAAAATTCCCGTGTTTAATTACGTGTGCACGCTTTTCAAACAATTAAACtttatgttttttgaaaaataatatatataaatagctGCTTTAAAAATTGTCCAACCTTGTGCCAGTTATCTGTATGTTTTCCAGCTACCTCCAATAGtaacatataatattattgCAAGCGAAACAGGGTATTATGCTTAATGCTGCTACACTTTTATAATTGGTTACCAAGGATCTTTGGTTTCATTATTGATGGCGTAACATATATAATCTTACTTTTTAGAATCTTTTGgcattttagttattttttactatCACATGTGTCACTCCCTTTATTATTACTGATAGATCGATAGCTGGCGTGTCACAAAACATGGATCGATAGTTGGCGTGTTAGATAGGGGTATCACTGAGTACGATAACCCTATTGTTGGTACTGCTCGTACCTATTTCATGTTCTATAGAAGATCGTAGGTTCGTCACCAAATATGCTACCACTGAATAGGTTTCACTGACTTAgggtatattttgttttggtaaatatggttgtgaaagaacccaaTGGCCTTGGCCCATGACCACTCCTAACTAAAGATTATTCTATTAGAATataatacttttataataattattacatttttatttgaaagtattttcttatcattttatttttaaatcacataaatgatatattagtAGAGTAATCATTGGtccaacaacaaaatatatcctATACTTTAAATAGATGGAATGCATAGTACTGGGCCAGGATCATGCAGGTattaggggtgattgtttgactttttaggtGAAAATCCAAActgcatatttttaaataaaaaataatttgtgaacaaaatttttagagtAAACTGCAGTTATGAAACATGAACTTGCACGGTGGGTACAAATAGATAACTTGCAGATGGTGTATTCTGGTGTAATAACTTGGCTAGTCCGTGCACATCTAGGCCAAATTAAAGTCCCAAAACAATCCGCACAAGCAAGATTAGGTGCAAATTAATACATTTTCTGATGAGGAAACATGAATATTTTACATAATGGTAAATGGAGGCTATTTTTACAGGAAATAGAGAACATTCTTGCTGATGAGGAAAATCCATCAATCCACGTCTCCTTGCGTGCGCTGTATTCGTATTTAAACATTTTGATTAATGAAGGCCTTTTATGGTAGTTTTCTACCAATTAGGAAAATCTTTTGTTAATATTTGTATGTCAATAAAATAGTTACGGGGAAGCAATTTTGTATAGGAGTTGTTGTGAACTTCTTCACGTTTACACCTTCATAAAAATGTAATGTCAGGATTAATTGAAACTAAATAAGCAGCGTATAACGCATCAAAAGCTACAcgacataataaaaaatcaaatggacTTTGTAAACTAAAATGATTATATGACAGGCAAGATTGTACTTTGTAAACTAAAATGTGCAAGGAGACAGGTAACACTGACGCGATAAGTAAAGCGTGATGCTGTTTAAATTATGGCCAAAATCAATTGATGTTTGTCTCTATGTAGTGATCAagcaatttttaatttaatcatCAGGCCATTCTTCCAGTCTTGAAGCAACACTGTTTCTTTTACacataaaaaagcaaaaaataatacagGATCTTAATCGATTTGACTCCCTGATCAATTTAGGTCTCCAGATTGTTCAAGCTGGAATAGTTTTACTTGGGTTCATCGTTTGGACCTAGCTCGCATCGACTAAACAAGTTATATCTAAATGGACAATTTTTAAGTTATTATATCTATTTACACCCGTTAacactaaaatttagtaaatttcCATATTGGATTCAGATAAGAAAATGCCAATCACCAAGGAAAATTTTATCTcaacagggaatcgtgaaAACCAATGTATGGCGGTGTAAttctatctattaattagagttagtctaggatttttgttttatctctaagagagttagagttcGATTgtgacttgtttgttttctttttatctattagaaaacaATGTCGTATTCAACGGGGATCAGAGATAGAGTCCAAACAGGACTtgtgttatttccttttatctattagaaaatatGTGCCATGTTCGACATGAACTCATATTCACCCgtggatataaatatgtatgccatTGTAAAACATCTACATATCACACAGATCGATATAATTtcggtgcatcgccaccctctttcccgaggtttcaacaccggcggaacttggcacccgACGCGGGGTTGTATCGATTCGATCTCCGGCGAAgaggtaagtcctacgtttcGCTGCCCATGGTAATCGTAtcgactagattagaactgtctcggttctgTCCTACGTTTCTGCTTGTACGGTTGCTAGctatcgtatcagttttaacttagattacttttgtatcttgagttgatttgATCGACCACTTTGACTAATTACGCCGATTTGATATTTGTCGTTTGACATATTTAATCtcgtactgtctcggtttagtccgatctattagattgcacttattaaatagtttatatcatattaatgtaTCTtcctcattgttttatcagagtaccagtcgataaattattattcattgGCTTATCGGCTTGACAGtgatctagatctatttagtacctagcctgacattgctaggcgtagtCTTGAAtcgtctcggtttggtccgatcttctaagatTATTCCTACTAagctaggctagatatttatagatcttgattgattgtcagtcgtttatagccgatgatctttgccaatctacatgttcattatatttatatcaatagagcAGCCGATTGCCTTTACTGCATTACGTTTACACCAATcgacttgatttatttagttcAGTAGatttttatgttgcatcgTCTTATAaggattacatgcaaattggttttagccgatcgtagcAAAATATTcactgtttaattaattattttttaagtatatttgtattgaaTTCCCCAGCCAatccaagctttcaacagCCAATCGGCTAAGTTCTGCCATATTaacatccgatcggctagTTTCTCAATTACCTATCGGTCCGATATCCGATCGGcttattttactgtttatcttattagttacaggatcaaactgactggcacgccctcgcaatctaagaatttaggtcctgcactggagcgttATAAGAAGTGACTCTCAGGctttcgtgtgtgacacgtcatcgAGTCAATTTTTGATGTCAACAGCACCCATGACGCAAGTTCTGGTACGGTAAGCATCATTTcctcaaatttttatatgcgtgtTTTAAGCAATCTAAAGtaagactgaaaaattaactacaataaaaaaacctaaaattaacttcaaatttaaggttgataattaaatatttgacttataaatataatcacaAGTGGAAAGACGAGGGTGACCGGCTCCCGGACAAGGGCTGAATGTAAGTACAAACTGTTTGAACCTTGCAGTTTATTAATTCAGATTAGCAGGGCATCTTGGGCCGTGCGAGGTGGACGACCACATAGGGCCCCAAAAACCATGGGTTCCAAGATTTATAAAGTATACTAAGTATATGtaataattttaggttttttaattagaaataaGTCTAAGTTGTCttgtataataatatatataatagtttagtTCTTTGAGATTTTatttcacaagaaaataaaggtCCGGTCTAAATTTCTTGAAGCGAAATGATTATTTTCCCAATACAACCATTGGATAAGcgtcattagtttttttttactcgaTATTAGGCGTGCTCTAAACTGGGCCTCGTATTTTCTCGTATTTTCACGGTACGCCGCTGAGATTAGCGAAGAACAACGAAGCGGACGCACAACATTTTCACTTgcataaagttgaaaattgcatatatatCGAAACGCCCACTAATTAAAATCATGTCAAATGCCTTCTCCCATACTATATATCTTTAACATACTGTAGGAAAATTTACATCATCATTTCATGGCGCCATTATGTACGGCAGATGGATTAACACGTACGAACTCAGCATAAATAGATCGATAGTACTAATACGTAATACAGATGATGTTGCCTCGAATTGCTGGGCGGGCTTGCGAATACCGAAACCGAACCGAAGTCGAAGGTGGCGAGGGTGTAAGTAGCGAGCTCAGTCAGTACTGGTCGGGCCAGAGGAAGGCGCCCATGGCGAACCGCCGCTTGtcctcgacgtcgccggcgacggggaggcCGTACTCGCGGAGCAGGCAGTCGACGCGCCACTCGGGCATCGCCTCGTAGTCCGCCTTCCTGTACCGCGGGTAGTGCAGCGGCATCTGGAACCCCGccccggccccgccgccgctgatcACCATCTCCCCCGCcatcttgccgccgccgccgccgcagcaggcCATCTtcgccgcgctcgcgctcgccaCCACAGCAGGGCCCAGCGATCCCATGCGTGTGCTTAGACTGTACGCTGAAGCCGGCCGGCCTCGCGCTCGCTGCTCTGGAAGTTTGGAGCTAGGCTGAAGCTCTGGTGTTCTGCTGGTTGCAGTGCAGAGGAGGGAGGTAGGTTGATGGTGAGCGTTTTATAGGGGGGAGGAGATGGAGGTCGGGAATGGTGTGGAGAGTGCCAGAGAGACGATGAGCTTCTGTGGCCATCGATCGACCTCGCCAGTTGCAGTGGTGCTGTTGAAATTAGCATTGATGGCCTCCGcgcatttaattaatatactctgttttcttgttttaatATGTGATGCCGTTATGTGTTTTAATAAGGgatgtcattaaa contains the following coding sequences:
- the LOC102710130 gene encoding uncharacterized protein LOC102710130 produces the protein MGSLGPAVVASASAAKMACCGGGGGKMAGEMVISGGGAGAGFQMPLHYPRYRKADYEAMPEWRVDCLLREYGLPVAGDVEDKRRFAMGAFLWPDQY